The Sesamum indicum cultivar Zhongzhi No. 13 linkage group LG6, S_indicum_v1.0, whole genome shotgun sequence genome has a segment encoding these proteins:
- the LOC105165859 gene encoding uncharacterized protein LOC105165859 translates to MHIQSSLLPQWKWFVDYANVGNRIWLAWDDNAIDVHILDLGEQFIHCRVTNRADNEIAIITVVYGASEVSGRRALWNSLQTLATQCTDVPWLVGGDFNAVRKINEVCGNSGDIRIAMEDFNNSIQEAGLLPMPMQGEWYTWHNCSTSTRSLWKRLDRILINDRWLARFPTSSYHSLTPRTSDHSPLVLVGDSQHHNNRGMFRFDNYLTLSPDFIPSVQNIWQHEVIGVPMYAVTRKLKALKPVFRQQRRNKGDLSHNVQLAKGFLEELQINDENGSTHAEPEEVIHEFVSYYQNLLGGNRRQTLVDITYLRPWARHIITNEEARQLCLPFTSEDVKNAVFDISEDKAPGPDGYSSGFFKAAWPVVGTEVTRAVLNFFTTGKLLKQVNSTLLALIPKAAFIPGRSIGDNILLAQELFTGYNQTRLPPRCALKVDIRKAYDTVEWDFLVATLQLFGFPPTFTRWIEECISTTSFSVGLNGNPHGFFDGTRGLRQGDPLSPFLFVLVMEVLHIGYLPLIEQDMQFTYHWKCELARVFQLGFADDLLLFCRADLDSVRVLKVGLDRFAEWSGLRLNIQKSHIIISRSAHERKGQLLIALGISGGTSPDEAIIKEVEKRLRRFLWKGTSMTGYAKVAWEDVWKPIGQGGLGIKDIDAMNRALMTKKLCDVIRCDRTSILVEWLQLGRLHNNSIWTVDEKSGSWGWRKHFVYTALSNQWWSVILEMGGTSFCGRIHGITWAP, encoded by the exons ATGCATATTCAATCTTCTCTActacctcaatggaaatggtttgttgactATGCAAATGTGGGAAACCGTATTTGGCTTGCATGGGATGATAATGCTATTGATGtccatattcttgatttgggcGAACAATTCATACATTGTCGAGTCACGAATAGGGCTGACAATGAAATTGCTATCATTactgttgtttatggtgcTTCTGAAGTGAGTGGTCGACGTGCCTTATGGAATTCTCTACAAACCCTTGCCACACAGTGCACGGACGTTCCATGGCTGGTGGGAGGAGATTTCAATGCAGTCCGCAAGATTAATGAGGTGTGTGGCAACTCGGGAGATATAAGGATTGCTATGGAAGATTTCAACAATAGTATTCAGGAAGCTGGATTGTTGCCAATGcctatgcaaggtgaatggtaTACTTGGCACAATTGCAGCACGTCTACGAGGAGCCTATGGAAACGATTGGATAGGATACTCATCAATGATCGCTGGCTAGCACGGTTTCCTACTTCATCATATCATAGTCTTACACCCCGTACTTCGGACCACTCGCCGTTGGTCTTAGTTGGAGACTCACAGCATCATAACAATCGAGGTATGTTTCGGTTTGATAATTACCTAACCCTATCGCCTGATTTCATCCCCAGTGTCCAGAATATTTGGCAACATGAGGTGATTGGCgtgcctatgtatgcggtGACACGTAAACTTAAGGCCCTGAAACCGGTCTTCAGACAACAAAGGAGGAACAAAGGGGATTTGTCACATAACGTCCAATTGGCGAAGGGATTTCTCGAGGAGttgcagatcaatgatgaaaatggaagCACTCATGCAGAACCGGAGGAGGTTATACATGAGTTTGTATCCTATTATCAAAACCTCTTAGGAGGTAACAGACGGCAAACATTGGTGGATATTACCTATCTCAGACCTTGGGCGAGGCATATTATTACCAATGAGGAGGCACGCCAGTTATGTTTACCTTTTACATCGGAAGATGTGAAGAATGCCGTGTTCGATATTTCTGAGGACAAGGCTCCGGGCCCTGATGGATACTCATctggattctttaaagcagcctggccagtggtgggGACTGAGGTTACAAGGGCGGTACTGAATTTCTTCACCACGGGGAAACTTCTTAAGCAAGTTAACTCTACATTATTGGCTttaatcccaaag GCAGCGTTTATCCCGGGACGAAGCATTGGAGACAACATTCTGCTTGCTCAGGAACTGTTCACAGGATATAATCAGACGCGACTTCCCCCTAGATGCGCACTTAAAGTGGACATTAGAAAGGCCTATGACACGGTTGAATGGGACTTCCTTGTGGCGACCTTGCAACTATTTGGGTTTCCACCAACCTTCACAAGGTGGATAGAGGAATGCATCTCGACGACCTCTTTTTCGGTTGGACTTAATGGAAAtcctcatgggttctttgaTGGAACGAGAGGACTTCGTCAGGGAGATCCCTTATCCCCATTCCTGTTTGTGCTTGTTATGGAAGTTCTGCATATTGGTTATCTTCCATTAATTGAGCAGGATATGCAATTCACATATCACTGGAAGTGTGAGCTAGCAAGAGTATTCCAACTGGGATTTGCGGATGATCTCCTGCTGTTTTGTAGAGCTGATTTGGACTCGGTCAGAGTCCTTAAGGTGGGACTGGACCGATTTGCTGAATGGTCTGGCCTTCggttgaatattcaaaaaagcCACATTATTATATCCCGGTCTGCACACGAAAGGAAAGGTCAGTTGCTTATCGCTCTTGGGATTTCAGGAGGGACAtctcccgatgag GCGATCATTAAGGAAGTTGAGAAACGCCTTCGAAGGTTCCTTTGGAAAGGCACCTCAATGACGGGTTATGCCAAAGTTGCGTGGGAGGATGTTTGGAAACCGATTGGGCAAGGAGGCCTTggaattaaagatattgaTGCGATGAACCGAGCACTAATGACTAAGAAGTtgtgtgatgtcattagatgtgaccgaacgtCTATCTTGGTTGAGTGGCTACAGCTCGGACGACTACACAATAATTCCATTTGGACTGTTGACGAGAAGAGTggatcgtggggttggagaaagcACTTCGTCTACACAGCCTTATCAAACCAATGGTGGAGTGTtatattggagatgggaggaacATCTTTCtgtggaaggatccatggcatcacctGGGCCCCCTGA